The Micrococcales bacterium nucleotide sequence GGCGCCCGCTATCAGGTGGTGACAAGGCTCTATGGCCCGTTCGACAGCCCGCCGGTCAAAGCGGCCAAGCCACCAGCCGGTGCTCCGGTAGTTGGCAGCGTCACCACCACTTTGACGGCCGATTCAGAAGGCAAGGCCACTGGCCGGACCACCGCCCTAACCCTTCAGGCCAATGGCTACTACGTCTGGGTCGAGGAAATCGCGCCTGACCTGCTTGGGAAAGGCTCAAAGGGCTGGACAGGGGCTTTTGGCGAAGCCAGCGAGACCACGCTGGTGCCCTACCGGCCGGCTTTGGCCTCGCTGGTCTCCCAGGCCCGGCTCGAACCGGGTTCGCCTCTGAGCGACAGCTTGTCGATCACCGGCGGCCAGCCCAATGGCCGCGGGATGGTTCTAGTCGGTCTATATGGGCCATTCGCGACCGATCCGACGCGTGATCTGGACGGTTTAGGCACCTTTGATGACCCGCGTGATGTGCCCATGCCAAATGCGGTGGTGGTGCCTGGTGGGCCGCCGGCGGACGCGCCGCTGTTTGTTAGCTACAAGCTGCCGGTCGTGCTGGACGGAACTGGTGCGGCGGTAGTGGAGACACCGGAAGTAGTGGTGTCCCAGGGTGGCTACTACGTCTATTCGGCCGTTTTTGAACCGGAAGACGGCGTCATGATCGCCACCGTCGAAAGGTTCGGTGAGGTCAGCGAGACGGCCTTTGTCCCCTGGCAACCGGATGTGAAAACTGAAGCATCATCGGCCGTAGCAGAAGTTGGCGCCACCTTGTTCGACAACCTTGTGGTGTCCAACCTTGGACCGAATCGGACCAAGGTGACTGCCTACCTCTATGGGCCCTATGGCAGTCAGCCGGATCTCAGTGCCGCGGTGCCGGCCAATGCGCCGCTGGCTGGCCAGGTCGAGCTAGAAGTCGACGGTGACGGGCACTACACCACCCCTGGCATCACGGTTCACCGGGCCGGTTACTACGTTTGGGTCGAGGAGGTTGAGGCCAGCCCGGATGGCCGGGTGAAGGAGGCCAAAACGGCCTTTGGCATTGCCAAGGAAACGACTTTGGTAACCGCGGAAGAGTTGGCTTTTACCGGCGGTGGCCAAGGCGCCCTTAGAGCCCTGGTACTGGCGCCTACTTTGATCCTGTTGGGCGCGGCGACTTGCCGGGCGGCCTATTTGCGGCGTCGCCGTGGCATATGGCGCCGAGCGGCCTAGCAGCAGAGCAAACTGATCGTTGTGAACGACCAATTGTGGCCCGGTCAGGTGCTGGCTGATTTCCGCCAGCACCTGACTGCGGGCCGCGGATTGGCGGCCAACACGGTCAGGGCCTATTTGGCGGACGCCTCAACCTGCTTGGCGGCGGTTGCCCCTGACGGGCCAGACCAGCTGCGGGCGGTCAAACTCGAAGACTTGCGGGCCTGGCTGGCTACTTTGGCGGAAGACGGCTTGGCGCGGGCTTCGCTGGCCCGGCGAGTGGCCTCGGTTAGGACCTTCTTCGCCTGGCTCCAGCATATTGAGCTAATCGACCACGACCCGGCCAGCCGCCTGTTGGTAAAGGCGCCAACCCAGGGGCTGCCGCAGGTGCTGTCGCGTGATCAGGCGGCCGTCATGCTGACCTTGGCGGCTGGGGCCGCCGCGGCGGGCGAGCCCGCTCCGGTGCGGGATTGGGCTCTGGCCGAGTTGGCTTACGCTACCGGACTGCGCGTGGCTGAGCTGGTGCGTTTGGATATTGGCGATGTCGACCTATCGAACCGCCTGGTCAGAGCCATGGGCAAGGGATCGAAGCCGCGGGTGGTGCCTTTTGGGCAACCGGCCGCCCGGGCGCTTGAAGACTGGCTAATGGCTGGCCGCGGTCAAGTACTGAGTGCGGTTGAGCGGCCAACAGCTGGTGCGGCGGTTTTCGTGGGTGTGCGCGGCGGCCGGCTCGACGCTCGCGAGGCCAGGCGGATTGTCTACCGCCTGGCGGCGGCGGCCAACCTGGGTGAGGTCAGCCCCCACGTCCTACGGCACTCGGCGGCCACCCACCTACTTGAAGGTGGGTCTGACCTGCGCTCGGTCCAAGAGCTTTTGGGGCACGCTTCTCTTGGCACGACCCAGCGCTACACCCATGTCACCACCGATCGGTTGTGGGACTCCTACGCCCAAGCTCACCCCCGTTCCGGGCAGATCGATTGACCAGCCACTAGTTGACTGGTGAATGATCCCAAGCCAGCCTGACCAAACAAGCAGGCGCGCACCGCGCTGGTGACTATTGAGCCGCATGCTGTCTGATTTGCCCCAGCGTGGCGCCAGTTTGACAGGTCATTCACCTGTCGCGTACGACAACCATTTCTCGAGATAGTGGTTCACAACCTCATTGTCCTCGATCTGACTAAACAGGTTCAGCTGCCTTAGGTGGACAATATGGTATCGCTCCAAGTAGTGGACTGACACGCCGGTACCATTAAGGTGTGAGAGCCAGTACAGGCTAATGCCGTTTGTGTCGTAGAACGGAAGGCAAAATGTCAGAGTATCAATCCCGGCCTCGTACAGTTCCTTGGCAGTCTCATTGTCAGCAATTTGCCAGAAGTCATATAGGCCGATGATCGTGTACATGAATCCGTTGAGCGTGTAGGAGGGTAGCTCGGTGGGATACTCTTCGTAATAGGGATGCCCAAAGAAATCAACCACCAGGCCGCCCTCGGATACCGGAACCGACAGGGGTTTCATCGCCAGCTCGCTGGTCTCTAAGTATTTCGAATCACCCGTCTCGGCGTAGAGCCGGCTAAGCAGTGAAATGGCCTGCCCCTGCGCCATGGCTGACGCCCACGGCGCCTCAAGTGTCTCGTGGTACATTACCGGGAAGTCGAAATCATAACTGAACATGCCCGTGGCCCGATCTATGTTGTTCACGTAGTAGTTGGCCTGATTACGCGCCTCTTCAAGGAAGGTTTCGTCTCCCGTCTCAATATAGTTGCTGAACTGTCCCAGGCCGTATTGCGCAATGGCGACTGGGTGATGGCTAAACCCGTCGAGCTCTTTGCGATACTGCAGGAAAACGCCATCGTCATCTTTGTCCTCGGCTATTGGGGTCATAGACAGCCAGTTGAAGTACTTGCCGGTGGGTGCGTAGGGCCCGGGGTCAAGGGTGAACTCGGGGCCAAAGTCGTAGTAAGGCATGGCCGTCTTGTCTGGCTTGGCCAGCGACGCGTCAGTTTCCCCCACGGCAGGCAGAGCCTTGTCAATTTCTTCGACCAGGTCGTGGTATTGGCGGTTCAGCTTGACGTTTAGTAGACCAGCACCTGTCGTCATCAGGCCCAGACCCAGCACCACGAGTGACGCCGCGGCAATAGCCGCACCTTTTCTCATCCGGTGTGTACTCCTAAAGGTTAACCGTCTTGGCCGGTGGAACAGCGACCGTACCTGGATTCCGCCGACGGGGACATCCCAGGTAGGGTATCGTACCCCAATGACGACCAGGTCGGATCCACTGTGGCCGGGCCTTTTGGGGTCCGGCGGCGCCTGGCTGATGGCCGCAGGCTCGGGCCAAACCTTGTGTGACCGGCTGCCAATCAGCCGGCTGTCCGGACCCAGGCGTCCGCAGCCCAGAACCTACGTCTAAGTGCCCTAGATTTGCGAGAGAAATGGACCGAATAGAACCACCACCGGATCCTGGACCTGAGCGCCAGGTGTCTTCGGCGGTCACTGCACAGACCAGCGCCAACGGTTCCGGCAGGGCGAAGAAACGGCTCTCGGTCGCCCTGCTTGTCGCGCTGAGTTTGAACCTGGTGGTCATCGGCGCCGGGGGCTACGTCCTCAACTCAAAACTCAACCGAGCTCACCACTCCCTGCTCACAAAGATCGTCAACGATAGTGCCGGGCTGACCTCCCACCTGGCAGAACTCAAGGCCAATGCCCACCCAGTTGGCCCCGCATACAGCTTCAGATCGGTGCCCGAAATTGACCCACCGCCATACGAGTCGAGTGGCAGCTACCTTGATCTGACGCCAAAAGCCATAGCCCCTGACGGTTTTGATCCCAACGGCGTGGCGCTCTTCTATCGCAGCGAGATTAGTGGTTTCGGTTACCATCCTGCTCACGCAGCAGAATACGGTTTGAAGCAGTTCGACGGTTACGGAGAGACCGGTGACCAGTTGTTCTTGCAGGCAGCCCGCAACCAGGCTGACTATTTCGTTAGTGCCATGGATCCGGGTACCGGAGCGTTGTATTATGATTTCGAATATGCAATTGAAGGCCATGAGGCACTGAAAGCCCCTTGGGGGTCGGCGGCAGCCCAAGGCGAAGCTATTTCGCTGCTAACGCGTATCTATTCGGTCACCAACGAGCCGAAATACCTGGAAGCTGCCCGCCTGGCCATGCGGCCGCTGCAGGTCAAGGTCGAAGACGGTGGGCTTCTTCAAGATTTTC carries:
- a CDS encoding D-glucuronyl C5-epimerase family protein — translated: MRKGAAIAAASLVVLGLGLMTTGAGLLNVKLNRQYHDLVEEIDKALPAVGETDASLAKPDKTAMPYYDFGPEFTLDPGPYAPTGKYFNWLSMTPIAEDKDDDGVFLQYRKELDGFSHHPVAIAQYGLGQFSNYIETGDETFLEEARNQANYYVNNIDRATGMFSYDFDFPVMYHETLEAPWASAMAQGQAISLLSRLYAETGDSKYLETSELAMKPLSVPVSEGGLVVDFFGHPYYEEYPTELPSYTLNGFMYTIIGLYDFWQIADNETAKELYEAGIDTLTFCLPFYDTNGISLYWLSHLNGTGVSVHYLERYHIVHLRQLNLFSQIEDNEVVNHYLEKWLSYATGE
- a CDS encoding tyrosine recombinase XerC, giving the protein MIVVNDQLWPGQVLADFRQHLTAGRGLAANTVRAYLADASTCLAAVAPDGPDQLRAVKLEDLRAWLATLAEDGLARASLARRVASVRTFFAWLQHIELIDHDPASRLLVKAPTQGLPQVLSRDQAAVMLTLAAGAAAAGEPAPVRDWALAELAYATGLRVAELVRLDIGDVDLSNRLVRAMGKGSKPRVVPFGQPAARALEDWLMAGRGQVLSAVERPTAGAAVFVGVRGGRLDAREARRIVYRLAAAANLGEVSPHVLRHSAATHLLEGGSDLRSVQELLGHASLGTTQRYTHVTTDRLWDSYAQAHPRSGQID
- a CDS encoding D-glucuronyl C5-epimerase family protein, whose product is MSSAVTAQTSANGSGRAKKRLSVALLVALSLNLVVIGAGGYVLNSKLNRAHHSLLTKIVNDSAGLTSHLAELKANAHPVGPAYSFRSVPEIDPPPYESSGSYLDLTPKAIAPDGFDPNGVALFYRSEISGFGYHPAHAAEYGLKQFDGYGETGDQLFLQAARNQADYFVSAMDPGTGALYYDFEYAIEGHEALKAPWGSAAAQGEAISLLTRIYSVTNEPKYLEAARLAMRPLQVKVEDGGLLQDFLGHPYYEEYPTAVPTYSLSGFMFALVGLLDLSQIADDATAKRLYLEGIGTLRFCLPFYDINGISLYWLSDRSGTLASLGISEQSHLIHITQLQAINQFEHDDLFDYYIDRWISYVDF